A genomic segment from Methanoplanus limicola DSM 2279 encodes:
- a CDS encoding ORC1-type DNA replication protein: protein MVQAEKKSGSSGLFNKYLKNRGIFKNREVLRHSFRPNNLPHRTPQIDSIAAILAPSIRNETPSNILIYGKTGTGKTACVKYVGAELENACLEMGKRCNVIHLNCELIDTQYRVLAQIANEIENLDSKPSDKPRTSIPMTGWPTDQVYAELRNLLESLGGVNVIVLDEIDKLVKKSGDEILYNLTRFNGELKNAKISMIGISNDLRFTNFLDPRVLSSLSEEELVFPPYNAPQLCDILQERADVAFEEGVLDLGCIPLCAALAAQEHGDARRALDLLRISGELAERENAPKVSEVHVKSAQQKIETDSLIVCVSSLPTQSKAVLYAMLILSDLNRPVFTTGEVAQVYRDVAQALDVDVLTHRRITDLISELTMLGVINSRVVSRGRYGRTKEMWFGTGTSGIRETLSKDERFEEERLHQIDIGRFRTLFR, encoded by the coding sequence ATGGTTCAGGCTGAAAAAAAATCCGGTTCATCCGGACTTTTTAACAAGTACCTGAAAAACAGAGGTATATTCAAAAACAGGGAAGTGTTAAGACATTCTTTCAGGCCTAATAATCTCCCTCACAGGACACCACAGATTGATTCCATTGCAGCAATTCTTGCTCCCTCTATAAGAAATGAGACACCCTCAAATATTCTTATCTATGGCAAAACCGGAACTGGAAAAACAGCATGCGTAAAATATGTTGGGGCTGAACTTGAAAATGCATGCCTTGAGATGGGTAAGAGATGCAATGTCATACACCTGAACTGTGAACTTATTGATACCCAGTACAGAGTGCTTGCCCAGATTGCAAATGAAATAGAAAATCTGGACAGCAAACCCAGTGATAAACCACGCACAAGTATCCCCATGACCGGATGGCCAACTGATCAGGTCTATGCAGAACTGAGAAATCTGCTTGAATCACTTGGCGGAGTTAATGTAATTGTACTTGATGAGATTGACAAACTAGTCAAAAAAAGCGGAGATGAGATTCTCTATAACCTTACAAGATTTAATGGCGAGCTAAAGAATGCAAAGATAAGCATGATTGGAATATCAAATGATTTGCGATTTACCAATTTCCTCGATCCGAGGGTTCTCTCCTCTCTCTCAGAGGAAGAACTTGTTTTCCCTCCCTATAATGCCCCTCAGTTATGTGATATTTTACAGGAAAGAGCAGATGTTGCCTTTGAAGAAGGTGTTTTAGACCTTGGGTGTATTCCTTTATGCGCTGCACTTGCCGCCCAGGAACACGGAGATGCAAGGAGAGCACTTGATCTCCTGCGAATATCCGGAGAACTTGCAGAGAGAGAAAATGCTCCCAAAGTCTCTGAAGTACATGTAAAATCAGCCCAGCAGAAGATTGAGACTGACAGTCTTATTGTCTGTGTATCTTCGCTGCCTACACAGAGCAAGGCTGTTCTTTATGCAATGCTGATTTTATCCGATCTCAACAGACCGGTTTTCACAACCGGAGAAGTGGCTCAGGTTTACAGAGATGTTGCACAGGCACTTGATGTAGATGTTTTAACCCACAGAAGAATTACAGATCTTATATCAGAACTTACAATGCTGGGTGTCATCAATTCAAGAGTTGTCTCAAGAGGGAGATACGGCAGAACCAAAGAGATGTGGTTTGGAACCGGAACTTCAGGGATCAGGGAAACCCTTTCAAAAGATGAGAGGTTTGAAGAAGAGAGACTGCATCAGATTGACATAGGCAGATTCAGAACCCTCTTCAGATAA
- a CDS encoding aminotransferase class I/II-fold pyridoxal phosphate-dependent enzyme: MRDFRSERVREIPPSGIRKFFDIAQEMEDVISLGVGEPDYDTPWNVREAAISSIEKGYTAYTSNSGLNELRDEISLYQKERFGVDYNPVNEVLVTTGASEALDITIRTVVNPGDEVLVAEPAYIAYCSGVILSGGVPVYVPCPAKENFRLTPDSLMEKITPKSKALLCNFPNNPSGGVMTVDDYKAIADVIVDHDLLLISDEIYNEITYEGMPSSAACVEELRERTVIINGFSKAYSMTGWRIGYICAPEEIAAAALKIHQYVMLSAPTMSQYAAIEAVKNGWEARNEMVREYNIRRNLFVNGMRRAGLECHMPKGAIYAFPSVESTGLSDQEFAERLLKEKHIAVVPGSIFGPSGADHLRCCYAISRDNLVTAIERIEEFVNEL, translated from the coding sequence ATGAGAGACTTTCGCTCAGAAAGAGTACGCGAAATACCACCTTCAGGGATAAGAAAATTTTTTGATATAGCCCAGGAGATGGAAGATGTAATATCACTTGGTGTCGGCGAACCGGATTATGATACACCATGGAATGTAAGGGAAGCAGCAATCAGTTCTATTGAGAAAGGTTATACAGCGTACACCTCAAACAGCGGCTTAAATGAACTCAGAGATGAGATCTCTCTCTACCAGAAGGAGAGATTCGGGGTTGATTACAATCCTGTAAATGAGGTACTGGTCACCACCGGAGCATCAGAGGCGCTCGATATAACAATAAGAACGGTCGTTAATCCGGGCGATGAGGTGCTTGTTGCAGAACCGGCATACATAGCATACTGTTCAGGAGTCATACTCTCCGGAGGAGTGCCTGTATATGTGCCCTGCCCTGCAAAGGAGAATTTCAGGCTCACACCTGACAGCCTTATGGAGAAGATAACTCCAAAATCAAAGGCGCTGCTTTGTAATTTCCCGAACAACCCCTCCGGAGGTGTGATGACTGTGGATGACTATAAAGCAATCGCAGATGTCATTGTGGATCATGACCTCCTTTTAATCTCAGATGAGATCTACAATGAGATAACCTACGAAGGAATGCCGTCATCTGCTGCATGCGTTGAGGAACTACGTGAAAGAACAGTTATAATAAACGGTTTTTCAAAGGCATATTCAATGACCGGATGGCGGATAGGGTACATCTGTGCCCCGGAGGAGATTGCCGCCGCCGCTCTCAAAATACATCAGTACGTAATGCTCTCCGCACCTACTATGTCACAGTACGCAGCTATTGAAGCTGTTAAAAACGGCTGGGAGGCAAGAAATGAGATGGTCAGAGAGTATAATATAAGGCGTAACCTCTTCGTAAACGGGATGAGGCGTGCAGGACTTGAATGCCATATGCCCAAAGGTGCAATATACGCATTCCCGTCTGTTGAGTCCACCGGACTGTCAGATCAGGAATTTGCCGAGCGCCTCTTAAAAGAGAAGCATATAGCCGTAGTTCCGGGCAGCATATTCGGCCCTTCAGGGGCAGACCATCTCCGATGCTGCTATGCGATTTCAAGGGACAACCTTGTAACAGCGATTGAAAGAATTGAAGAGTTCGTAAACGAACTTTAG
- a CDS encoding tyrosine--tRNA ligase, with translation MDEYELAIRNTVEIVTEDQLKELMTIPERSVYAGYEPSGEIHLGHLVTINKLMDLKEAGFKIKVLLADLHAFLNQKGTMEEVREMADYNRRCFEAVGLKGKNVEFILGTDVQLTPEYELQVLELSQQITLNRAKRSMDEVGRNMDAPRVSQMVYPIMQMVDINTLNVDMALGGIDQRKIHMLAREYLPTIGAKAPLCMHTPILNGLNGKKMSSSEGNYISVADSEDVIKKKMKKAFCPPETEENPVLQTLKYHIFPRMETVTLKRPDKFGGNREFSSYEECEQAYAAGDVHPADLKSMTTDGLIEVLADARDYMNQN, from the coding sequence ATGGATGAATACGAACTCGCAATAAGAAATACAGTAGAGATTGTCACCGAGGACCAGTTAAAAGAGCTGATGACCATACCGGAAAGATCCGTTTATGCCGGATATGAGCCATCAGGAGAGATCCACCTCGGACATCTTGTCACAATTAACAAATTAATGGACCTGAAAGAAGCAGGATTTAAGATTAAAGTTCTGCTTGCAGACCTTCACGCATTCCTGAACCAGAAAGGCACTATGGAGGAAGTACGTGAGATGGCCGACTACAACAGACGGTGCTTTGAAGCTGTGGGGCTTAAAGGCAAAAATGTGGAATTTATCCTCGGAACTGATGTTCAGCTGACTCCTGAATATGAACTCCAGGTTTTAGAGCTTTCACAGCAGATTACGCTCAACCGTGCAAAGAGAAGCATGGATGAAGTCGGAAGAAATATGGACGCGCCGCGGGTATCACAGATGGTCTATCCTATTATGCAGATGGTCGATATCAACACGCTCAATGTCGATATGGCACTCGGCGGCATTGACCAGAGAAAGATCCACATGCTTGCAAGGGAGTACCTGCCGACAATCGGTGCAAAAGCACCTCTCTGTATGCACACACCTATTCTAAACGGACTGAACGGTAAAAAGATGTCATCATCCGAGGGCAATTATATCTCAGTTGCCGACTCTGAGGATGTAATTAAGAAGAAGATGAAGAAGGCTTTCTGCCCCCCGGAAACAGAGGAAAACCCCGTCCTTCAGACCCTGAAATACCATATATTCCCGAGGATGGAGACTGTCACACTTAAAAGGCCTGATAAATTCGGAGGAAACCGTGAATTCTCATCATATGAAGAATGCGAGCAGGCATATGCAGCCGGGGATGTTCATCCTGCCGACCTGAAGTCGATGACAACCGACGGTTTGATTGAAGTCCTTGCAGATGCAAGGGATTACATGAATCAGAACTAA
- a CDS encoding Lrp/AsnC family transcriptional regulator produces MDENDRMILSILEENCRISEQVLADMTNLSREEVISRIKKLEEEGIIKNYVACIDWEKAGDGVVAAIIELKVSPEKDYGYDKIAEKISKFRQVKSLRLVSGAYDLEILVTGRDIHEIARFVSGQIAPLENIRETGTILIMKTYKENGQLYFEKKPVERLPYSF; encoded by the coding sequence ATGGATGAAAATGACAGGATGATATTATCCATACTTGAGGAAAACTGCAGAATTTCAGAGCAGGTCCTTGCGGATATGACAAACCTCAGCCGCGAGGAAGTTATATCACGAATAAAAAAGCTTGAGGAAGAAGGAATTATTAAAAATTATGTAGCGTGCATCGACTGGGAAAAAGCAGGAGACGGAGTAGTTGCAGCCATAATCGAGCTTAAAGTTTCGCCCGAAAAGGACTATGGGTATGATAAAATTGCCGAGAAGATATCAAAATTCCGGCAGGTAAAATCTCTCAGGCTTGTAAGCGGAGCATATGATCTTGAAATTCTTGTAACCGGAAGGGATATACATGAAATAGCAAGATTTGTGTCCGGTCAGATTGCTCCCCTTGAGAATATCAGAGAGACCGGGACGATACTTATAATGAAGACCTACAAAGAGAACGGGCAGCTCTATTTTGAGAAAAAGCCGGTTGAGAGACTTCCATATTCATTTTAA
- the cgi121 gene encoding KEOPS complex subunit Cgi121: protein MEYIILQAEVTVSDEGDFLKGIREISAENNVYITFFDVDYIADVKHIESALLHALRAFCRGENISRSPDMEVLLYAAGTRQCSCAVQTGLKKGLSNYYVLIFDFPGEQKISGEGKFRSDIPDFFVLDDKITIRKYPRDDSCKSDEFEGRYARILTSLSIISCSFPAIGDLRKKDQDDKKSDLSAENIPKNAGSSEGKYVRSFFEISEDEIQASPEKKITDFVLERVALLEISK from the coding sequence ATGGAATATATTATTTTACAGGCAGAAGTTACTGTTTCTGATGAAGGAGACTTTTTAAAGGGTATCAGGGAAATATCAGCTGAAAATAATGTTTACATAACCTTTTTTGATGTTGACTATATTGCAGATGTTAAACATATTGAATCTGCACTTTTACATGCCTTAAGGGCATTTTGCAGAGGGGAAAATATTTCGAGATCACCTGATATGGAGGTTCTTCTCTACGCTGCCGGAACAAGACAGTGCAGTTGTGCAGTTCAGACCGGCCTCAAGAAAGGGCTGAGTAATTATTATGTTCTCATCTTTGATTTTCCCGGTGAACAAAAAATTTCAGGAGAAGGAAAATTCAGGAGTGATATTCCGGATTTCTTCGTTCTGGATGATAAAATTACTATTCGGAAATATCCCCGGGATGATTCCTGTAAATCTGATGAATTCGAGGGAAGATATGCAAGAATTCTAACTTCTCTGAGTATTATATCGTGCAGCTTCCCTGCGATCGGTGACTTACGGAAGAAAGACCAGGACGATAAAAAATCTGATTTATCTGCGGAAAATATTCCAAAAAATGCAGGAAGTTCTGAAGGAAAATATGTGAGAAGTTTTTTTGAAATTTCAGAAGATGAAATTCAGGCATCTCCGGAGAAAAAAATTACTGATTTTGTTCTTGAGAGAGTGGCACTGCTTGAGATAAGTAAATAA
- a CDS encoding ATP-dependent DNA helicase, with translation MRISSLPVGSGLIEEYEKKGIINLYPPQEECVSSGLFEGANLLISIPTASGKTLVAEMAMHHHISGNGKCLYVVPLRALASEKFDEFSGRGPKVGIATGDLDRRDDYLGRNEIIIATSEKVDSLLRNGAGWMKSVSCLVLDEAHLIDSPDRGATLEMVITKLRYLNPEMQIIALTATIGNPRVFAGWLNATLVKSDWRPVDLKEGIFYRNSIFFGEELKEITPVTKHEDVNLCLDCIKDGGQCLVFVNSRRNAESFAKRMAQALKTENTELSELKKKLEAVADTEMGKTLAVCAGYGAAFHHAGMKREQRAVIEENFRNGNIKVISSTPTLAAGLNLPARRVVIRDYLRFKSGEGMQPIPVREYRQMAGRAGRPHLDPYGEAVLIAKSEEAGAGLYEEFIEAPAEDVKSRLDDNYVLTGQVLSLISTGFVKNERELAEFLDRTFYRYLNRSMKHLEETLEEIIDFLVSSGMITSIGDCLSATEYGSLVSRLYINPYSAEIIAAELKHTEETEEEKSFTDIGLLQMLCVTPDMYTLFVRKNDIPMLEIFLYEHEEELWSGVSYDSMEEDFRILKTAMMLNDWISEVNEETVCKRYSIGPGDIYNSVESINWLLYSASRIAAMMAPFHKKHVYDLSLRMKHGIKKELLPLVKFRNIGRVRARRLYNNNMRTVSDLKKAGYDKVSLVVGEKNARSIFDEILRSEGEGQNKSNSGVSGDEILKEKLKVGEVSQKRAKKTVKEESEADETIPEISQEGMDPGGVEKNSGKDRVKTGKKAGKNGSTQSTLFSF, from the coding sequence TTGAGAATATCGTCATTGCCCGTAGGATCAGGCCTTATTGAGGAATATGAGAAAAAAGGAATCATTAACCTCTACCCTCCACAGGAGGAGTGTGTCAGCAGTGGACTCTTCGAGGGTGCAAACCTTCTGATCTCCATCCCCACTGCCAGCGGAAAGACTCTCGTTGCCGAGATGGCGATGCATCATCATATCTCCGGCAACGGAAAATGCCTCTATGTTGTACCCCTCAGGGCACTTGCAAGCGAAAAATTCGATGAATTTTCAGGACGCGGACCTAAAGTCGGGATTGCAACAGGCGATCTCGACAGAAGGGACGATTATCTCGGAAGAAATGAGATTATAATCGCCACAAGTGAAAAGGTTGATTCACTCCTCAGAAATGGTGCGGGATGGATGAAATCTGTTTCATGCCTCGTCCTTGATGAGGCGCACCTCATTGATTCACCGGACAGGGGCGCAACGCTCGAGATGGTGATAACAAAACTCCGGTATTTAAACCCTGAAATGCAGATAATCGCCCTTACTGCAACTATTGGAAATCCCAGAGTCTTTGCAGGATGGCTGAATGCAACTCTTGTCAAATCAGACTGGCGTCCGGTTGACTTAAAAGAGGGGATTTTTTACCGGAATTCGATCTTTTTTGGTGAGGAGTTAAAAGAGATAACTCCTGTTACAAAGCATGAGGATGTCAATCTCTGCCTCGACTGTATTAAAGATGGGGGTCAGTGTCTCGTCTTTGTAAATTCAAGGAGAAATGCCGAGAGCTTTGCGAAGAGAATGGCGCAGGCACTTAAAACGGAGAATACTGAACTTTCTGAACTGAAAAAAAAGCTTGAGGCTGTCGCTGATACTGAAATGGGTAAAACCCTTGCTGTATGTGCAGGTTATGGCGCAGCTTTTCATCACGCCGGAATGAAGAGAGAGCAGAGGGCTGTTATCGAAGAAAATTTCCGCAACGGAAATATTAAGGTTATATCGTCAACTCCCACCCTCGCCGCCGGACTAAACCTGCCGGCAAGGCGGGTTGTTATAAGAGATTATCTCAGGTTTAAATCAGGAGAGGGGATGCAGCCTATCCCGGTAAGGGAATACAGGCAGATGGCAGGGAGGGCCGGAAGGCCGCATCTTGACCCTTATGGTGAGGCGGTTCTGATTGCAAAGAGTGAGGAGGCCGGCGCCGGACTTTATGAGGAGTTTATTGAGGCTCCGGCTGAGGATGTCAAATCAAGGCTTGATGACAATTATGTCCTCACCGGACAGGTGCTCTCATTAATTTCAACCGGTTTTGTAAAAAATGAGAGGGAACTGGCTGAATTCCTCGACAGGACTTTTTACAGGTACCTGAACAGGAGCATGAAGCATCTTGAAGAGACTCTTGAAGAAATTATTGACTTTTTAGTCTCCTCCGGAATGATAACCTCAATTGGTGACTGCCTCTCTGCAACGGAATACGGCTCTCTTGTATCACGGCTTTATATTAACCCGTACAGCGCCGAGATTATTGCAGCTGAACTGAAGCATACTGAAGAAACGGAGGAAGAGAAGAGTTTTACCGATATCGGACTGCTACAGATGCTCTGCGTTACTCCGGATATGTACACGCTTTTTGTCCGGAAAAATGACATCCCTATGCTTGAGATATTCCTTTATGAGCATGAGGAGGAGCTGTGGTCCGGAGTATCATACGATTCAATGGAGGAGGATTTCCGGATACTGAAAACAGCAATGATGCTTAATGACTGGATATCCGAGGTGAACGAGGAGACGGTCTGCAAGAGGTACAGTATCGGGCCGGGGGACATCTACAACTCTGTTGAGTCCATAAACTGGCTTTTGTATTCAGCGTCAAGAATTGCAGCTATGATGGCTCCTTTTCATAAGAAGCATGTTTATGATCTCTCCCTCAGGATGAAGCACGGGATTAAAAAGGAGCTTCTGCCACTGGTTAAGTTCAGAAATATCGGACGGGTCAGGGCAAGGAGGCTTTATAATAATAATATGAGAACTGTCTCTGATCTCAAAAAAGCAGGCTATGACAAGGTTTCCCTGGTTGTGGGTGAGAAGAATGCAAGGAGCATTTTTGATGAAATCCTAAGGTCTGAAGGGGAGGGACAGAACAAAAGCAACTCCGGAGTTTCCGGTGATGAAATTCTTAAGGAAAAACTGAAAGTAGGGGAAGTATCTCAGAAGAGAGCGAAAAAAACAGTGAAGGAAGAAAGTGAAGCCGATGAAACAATCCCTGAAATTTCCCAGGAAGGGATGGACCCCGGCGGAGTGGAAAAAAATTCCGGTAAAGATAGGGTTAAAACCGGGAAAAAAGCCGGAAAGAATGGATCTACACAATCTACACTGTTTAGTTTTTAA
- a CDS encoding serine protein kinase RIO, giving the protein MVKLKLDRDRIIEKLDREVSKLGVRIKDADSMKVMENVFDDQTLVALYKLVNKGKLSVIGGSISTGKEANVFYAEDSEGAPVAIKIYRIQSANFNTMNQYLVGDPRFSSVRKSKKEVIFAWTRKEYSNLNRAHDAGIRCPKARYFDRNILLMDFCGENEIPYPQLRHAGIEKGEGQKHYDAIIHDIDRMYNDAGLVHADLSEFNLLFDGSEHIIIDMGQAVTPDHPRAVKFLVRDILNINRFFARLCDIRDEEEIFREIIGEDKLQP; this is encoded by the coding sequence GTGGTGAAATTAAAGTTGGACAGAGACAGAATAATAGAGAAACTTGACCGAGAAGTGAGTAAACTTGGCGTCAGGATTAAAGATGCCGACAGTATGAAGGTGATGGAGAATGTCTTTGATGACCAGACCCTCGTCGCACTCTATAAACTTGTCAATAAAGGCAAACTCTCAGTAATAGGCGGGTCTATATCCACAGGAAAGGAGGCCAATGTCTTTTATGCCGAGGATTCAGAAGGGGCCCCGGTAGCGATAAAGATATACCGCATTCAGTCTGCAAACTTCAATACGATGAACCAGTACCTGGTGGGCGATCCAAGGTTTTCATCGGTCAGGAAATCGAAAAAAGAGGTAATATTCGCTTGGACGAGGAAGGAGTACTCAAACCTCAACAGGGCGCACGATGCCGGTATCAGATGTCCGAAGGCGAGATATTTCGACAGAAATATTCTCCTCATGGATTTCTGCGGCGAGAATGAGATACCTTATCCGCAGCTCAGGCATGCCGGAATTGAAAAAGGAGAGGGGCAGAAGCATTATGATGCTATTATTCATGATATTGACCGGATGTACAATGATGCAGGACTTGTCCATGCGGATCTCTCCGAATTTAATCTCCTCTTTGACGGATCTGAGCATATTATAATCGATATGGGCCAGGCAGTGACACCTGATCATCCGCGTGCTGTGAAGTTTCTCGTCAGGGATATTCTGAATATAAACCGTTTTTTTGCACGGTTGTGTGATATCCGGGACGAGGAGGAGATCTTCAGAGAGATTATCGGGGAGGATAAATTACAACCCTGA
- the pdxS gene encoding pyridoxal 5'-phosphate synthase lyase subunit PdxS translates to MKLEDLRFGTELLKRGFASMQKGGVIMDVVNAEQAEIAESAGAIAVMALERVPSDIRKAGGVARMADVAKIEEIIEAVSIPVMGKARIGHFVEAQVLEAIGVDMIDESEVLTPADEEFHIDKQKFTVPFVCGARNLGEACRRIAEGAAMIRTKGEAGTGNVVEAVRHMRSISGSIRQLEGMNDQEIAMYARNIEAPFAIVKECSTLGRLPVVNFSAGGIATPSDAAMMMQLGCDGVFVGSGIFKSETPEVMARAIVEAVNNFEDPLAVANASRNLGEAMPGLDVHTLSDEEVLSTRGN, encoded by the coding sequence ATGAAATTAGAAGACCTCAGGTTTGGAACCGAACTATTGAAGAGGGGATTTGCATCTATGCAGAAGGGCGGCGTCATTATGGACGTTGTCAATGCAGAACAGGCCGAGATTGCAGAGTCTGCCGGCGCTATTGCAGTAATGGCGCTTGAGCGTGTCCCGTCTGATATCAGAAAGGCGGGCGGCGTTGCAAGAATGGCAGATGTAGCAAAGATCGAAGAGATTATTGAAGCCGTATCTATTCCGGTGATGGGTAAGGCGCGTATAGGTCACTTTGTTGAGGCACAGGTACTTGAAGCGATTGGTGTGGATATGATCGACGAGAGTGAGGTTTTAACACCTGCCGATGAAGAATTTCACATCGACAAGCAGAAATTTACAGTACCTTTTGTCTGCGGAGCAAGAAATCTTGGTGAGGCCTGCCGGAGAATTGCCGAAGGCGCAGCCATGATCAGAACAAAGGGCGAGGCCGGAACAGGAAATGTTGTTGAGGCAGTAAGGCACATGAGATCAATCTCTGGTTCGATCAGACAGCTTGAAGGCATGAATGACCAGGAGATTGCAATGTACGCAAGAAATATTGAAGCACCATTTGCGATTGTTAAGGAATGCTCAACACTCGGCAGGCTCCCGGTTGTAAACTTCTCAGCAGGCGGTATTGCAACGCCTTCAGATGCAGCAATGATGATGCAGCTCGGTTGTGATGGTGTCTTTGTAGGATCAGGCATCTTCAAGTCAGAGACTCCTGAAGTGATGGCGCGTGCAATCGTTGAAGCAGTGAACAACTTTGAAGATCCGCTCGCTGTTGCGAATGCAAGCAGAAACCTTGGTGAAGCGATGCCCGGCCTTGACGTACACACATTAAGTGATGAAGAGGTGCTCTCGACACGTGGCAATTAA
- the pdxT gene encoding pyridoxal 5'-phosphate synthase glutaminase subunit PdxT → MAIKIGVLALQGNVSEHIHAFEAAIARSGIFKNYEVFPLKKADDIPSCSAIAIPGGESTTISRLIDKNHMREEFENFSGGIFATCAGMVMCAGAVDDERVKPLSLIDIEVGRNAFGRQKDSFEAEIEIKGYKEPYRAIFIRAPVVISAGSGVEVLSEIDQGIVAVKSGKHMALSFHPELTGDFRLHIDFIKNLGITEE, encoded by the coding sequence GTGGCAATTAAGATCGGTGTTCTGGCCCTTCAGGGAAATGTATCCGAGCATATCCATGCATTTGAAGCTGCAATAGCCAGGTCGGGTATCTTTAAAAATTATGAGGTATTTCCGTTAAAAAAAGCTGATGATATACCCTCATGCAGCGCAATAGCCATTCCCGGAGGAGAGTCAACTACAATATCAAGACTTATTGATAAAAATCATATGAGGGAGGAGTTTGAGAATTTCAGCGGCGGAATTTTTGCAACCTGCGCCGGGATGGTCATGTGCGCCGGTGCCGTCGATGACGAAAGGGTAAAGCCCTTATCCCTTATTGATATTGAAGTCGGAAGAAATGCCTTTGGAAGACAGAAGGATTCTTTTGAGGCTGAAATCGAAATCAAAGGATATAAAGAGCCATACAGGGCGATATTCATACGGGCGCCGGTTGTAATATCGGCAGGCAGTGGTGTTGAAGTTCTTTCTGAGATTGATCAGGGCATTGTTGCCGTAAAATCAGGTAAGCATATGGCGCTCTCTTTCCACCCGGAACTGACAGGTGATTTCAGACTTCATATAGATTTTATTAAAAATCTTGGAATAACGGAAGAATAA
- a CDS encoding KH domain-containing protein yields the protein MAEQEIKVTQNRIAVIIGKNGKTKRTIEKSTDTSLKIDSEEGLVTVSGEDPVNVLNTSQIIRAINRGFSPQRALTLLDDEDMMLDIIDLTAYCNTTKQMERIRGRIIGREGKSREQIEDMTGAIMSVLGKTVAIIGEVEQVRNTRTAVEMLIEGLPHESVFSFLDKKNKEAKQNMLEYYY from the coding sequence ATGGCAGAACAGGAAATAAAAGTTACACAAAATCGTATTGCTGTAATAATCGGCAAAAACGGTAAAACAAAAAGGACTATCGAGAAAAGTACGGATACTTCACTGAAGATCGACAGTGAGGAGGGCCTTGTGACAGTCAGCGGGGAGGACCCGGTGAATGTCTTAAATACAAGCCAGATAATACGGGCAATAAACCGTGGTTTCTCTCCCCAGAGAGCACTTACACTTCTTGACGATGAAGATATGATGCTTGATATCATTGATCTCACTGCATACTGCAATACCACAAAACAGATGGAGAGAATAAGAGGCAGAATAATCGGCAGGGAGGGCAAATCCCGGGAGCAGATTGAGGATATGACCGGAGCCATAATGTCTGTTCTTGGAAAGACAGTCGCAATTATAGGTGAAGTCGAACAGGTCAGAAATACAAGAACTGCTGTAGAGATGCTCATTGAAGGACTGCCCCACGAGAGCGTCTTCTCATTCCTTGATAAGAAGAATAAAGAAGCAAAGCAGAATATGCTTGAATATTATTATTAA